TGTAACAAAATATACTGGAATGTGGAATTACCTTAAAGCTGTGAATAGAATATGGTAGCTAATTTAATAAAGATATTACCAGTTCAGTTGGGATATCATTGATATCTATCTTCCGGGAATATAATATATCGTTGATCGCAATTTGACCAAATGTCGCTAGCTGCCAGTGGCTAGTAGTAGCGAGAAATACCACTTGAGCAAATGCAACGTTCTTTCAACCCCTTGTTTTAACTCCTATTACTGCCAGGTTACTGTCGATGTATttacatctagctagctactgtacaaaTCTTGAAAAAATTGTTTAACAATTCAGACATAGCATTCGATTGTAAACCTAGTTATTTATTTGATAAAAGGAAGACATGATGGGAGCAGGGTGGCTATCTACATTTCTCTCAATCTTTCGTAAAGGCAAAGGACTACACTCTGATTGACATTACAGTAGCAAATCAACACCCGCTCCCGTTGGATGGTGGTCCAATCACATTAATTATCGATCACATGTGGGTGGGCATTCCCTCAATTGCACACAGCAAATAACTCCAGTCATTGCAGGACTGGAACATAAAACACATTATATTACATATTTATGTACGATTGTAGTATGTATGCATTATAGCTATATCATCATATGTAATTCATCCTAAGCACTGTGCATCTATGCCTCTCCAGCAGACGGCGCCATCGCATATTGCAGTGGAAAGACGAATACATTTTTACGAAACAAAATCTCAGATGTCagttttctatttattttgtttttacacgTTTTTGGTTTAATTTAGCACAATCTTAAACCACATTTACTAACATCTAACACATTTAAAGCATGTGAATATGTGGAAAACGTTATCTGAAGAGGAAATTACGAAACAGGAAGTGTGACCCACCAAATAATTCCGATTGGTTGACTCTCGTTCggcggtttgttttgtatttgcgTGTCTGCTGTTAGCTTGCTATCTAATGCGTTTTAAGAGTTTACTTggttaaaacatacattttaagcATGGGTGACTCTACAAATCGTATATTGCAACGTTTGATACGACGAATCCCTTATCAAATGCTCCAGACAATGTTTGGCAAGTGGACTCATCTATCAAGGGAGGACCTGCATTCGCTGGACTTCACACAACCAAAATGGGTGTTGACAGAACATCTACTGGCTCTCTGTGAGGTAGATGTAGCTGCTTGACTATATAGTTAACGTTACCTATCTAAGTAGCTTTCTAGTGATGTGATGTTCTCTTTAGCTAACTTGTTCATTTAATCTAGCTCACCTTAACAGTTCATCGTGGGCTAAGTGTAATCAACATTTTTTGTTATACTTTCAACCTTTCTGATACACTACTTTTATCTTTCCCAGGAGAAGGGCTTGACAGTGAAACACATCACAGAACTCGAAATGATCTGTAAGTGTTATCTGACCGTGTGAATTAACTAATTTCCCCCTCAGTAGCCAATGGTCTACTTAGTTGTCAGTAATAGATAATACATTTCACCAATGCTTTCCAGATATCATTGAGAATCCGAACCAGGGAATGTGGCATGGCTTCCAGCTCCTTGATGCAGAGGGTAAATGAAAGTCTACATTTAGTATCTGGTGCTTTCACTGACACTCACAAAGTTCCATTTGAAAATGGACCCTAATCAATATTAGAGTTCCAAGGTATTAGAGGTAGCCTAATCAGCATTACTGTTCATTTCAAGTATATTTTTCTTCACAGAGGATGCACCATCCATTGAGCTGACACWGTTCAAGGAACAGTTCAAGGCCAACCTCACAGAGCTCATCAGCCATGTATGTATGACTTCCAGCTTTTATATGCTTGGTAGAAAAGACAGAACTAACATTCATTAAAATGGACATTGGCTTGTAATGTCCCTCAATTGCTGTGTTTGCATGTGCCATCTCTGTCAATGCCTGTGTTTGTCTTTCCTTCCAAGGTGTCtattaaaataaagaaacacaCAGATGAGGCCATATGGATACGTGTTGCCTGGGGGGACAACTTCACAAAGCCTTACCACCTTAAACCCACATACATTGTCCACCATCTTCAGACCCCTTATGTCTTTGTGACCGGCGTGACTTCAAAGCATAAGCCTCTTTTAAACCAGGCAAGGATGCTTTTTAAATTGCCCCTGGGGGGATTCATAACGTCATATTGCAATGCTTTGAATTCTGTTTCTATGGTCTGTATCGCCTGTTAAACAGACTGAGTTCTGTCATACAGGCCTTGGTTCTGGCCACCAGATATGGCTCTATGAAGGACGCTCACCTCAGTGGACGGAACCTCACCGCCATCAGAGACCTACTGATGAGGCAGTACCAACAGGTAGGCCTTGGCCCTGTGCCCTGTCCCCCAAGGACAGGACACGGGCCATATAAAAG
This is a stretch of genomic DNA from Salvelinus sp. IW2-2015 unplaced genomic scaffold, ASM291031v2 Un_scaffold1057, whole genome shotgun sequence. It encodes these proteins:
- the LOC112069600 gene encoding centromere protein N; the encoded protein is MGDSTNRILQRLIRRIPYQMLQTMFGKWTHLSREDLHSLDFTQPKWVLTEHLLALCEEKGLTVKHITELEMIYIIENPNQGMWHGFQLLDAEEDAPSIELTXFKEQFKANLTELISHVSIKIKKHTDEAIWIRVAWGDNFTKPYHLKPTYIVHHLQTPYVFVTGVTSKHKPLLNQALVLATRYGSMKDAHLSGRNLTAIRDLLMRQYQQVFPTKHPKPLQEKNPVPRNPNIEKEQAENTENRLQMAREAFGDGTLPQMQKAVYKLETKFRDNSNKTLTGREEPFRGVVEFASTNLLESLRHCVSSGMASTPVTPLLSSITQKGRNYFVITDKGV